Genomic segment of Neochlamydia sp. AcF84:
TACTTCATCTAGAATGGTGCAAGTTAAAAAAAGCTAAAAAATATTTTAGCCTAGCGCTCGAAATTGCGAAAAAGTGTTATACTAAGGATCATCTTAGTATATCTACCTATTGCAACAGCTTAGGGATGTTTTACTATAAACAGAAGAGTTTTGAGCAAGCAGCTAAGTATTTCGAAAAAGCCCATGCAATCAATTTGGCGCTTTTTGGCAATAACCATCCAACTGTGGCAAAATCTTATAACGCTTTAGGGCTTTACTATCAAGAGCAGGGAAACTTTGGAAAAGCTGCCAATTATGTTAGCCAAGCGCTCATAATCGATCGCGAACTTTTTGGTGAGTGTAATCCAGCTATCGCAAGAGGTCATAGCAACCTAGGAATGATCTATTGCGATCAGGGTAAGTTTGAGGAAGCGTTTAAGCATGTCAATCGTGCGTTACTAATTGAAAGCAAGCTTTTCGGGGATAATCATCCTACTCTAGCGATTCGTTATTACAATTTGGGAAGAATTCATTATCATCAAAAGAAGTTAAAAGATGCCCATAAGCATGTCAATCAAGCGTTAAGGATTAACCGCGGGCTATATGGTGAGGATCACGCGGAGGTTGCAAATAATTACCATCTCTTAGGGCAAATCTACAAAGCTCGGAGAAATTTAAAACACGCGGCCAAGTACACTGGAAAAGCTCTACGAATTGCTCGTAAGCTTTTTGGGGGTAATCATCCAGATGTTGCACAAAATTATAGTGATTTAGGACGGGTTTACTATGAGCAAGGAAATCTGAGGCAAGCGGTCGAATATATAAAAAAAGCCATTACTATCAATCTTAAGCTTTTTAGCAAACATCATCCTGATGTAGCAATAGCCTACCGCAGCCTGGGGCAAGTTTACATTAAACAAGGTAACCTAGAAAATGCAACTGAATATATTAAAAAAGCACTTGAAATCAATATTAGATGTTACGGCATAAAACATTCCAATGTGGCATTAGGTTATGATGAGCTAGGGTCAATTTACCAAAAACAAGGAAATTTAGAGGAAGCAGCTACGTTCATCAATCAAGCACTCAAAATCAATATTAAGCTATTAGGTGAAGATAATCTCACTGTATTGCTTCTTTACCGCAAGCTGGCACAAATCTACCAAGCACAAGGAAATTCAAAAAAGGCAGCTGAATATGTAAAAAAAGCGCGAGTCATTAAGCTTAAGCTATAGGGGGAAAATCACTCAAATGAGGCCTCACATGTGGTGAAATATTTTAAAATCACTTCTAACTCTACAACATTAGCTACCTACGAGTTTTGGCCTTGACTAAAGCACGACAAATCTAAGCCATTATAGGGAATGAGACCTAATATCTTGCCTAGATTTAAAATTGCCTAGAAGTTGTTAATTGAAAATTATCAAGCTATCATATGAAAATTTATTTAAACCAACCATTACAAAGCAGGCAATCATAATGAATAAGTATTACCCTATTGCCTAAGCCCATCTAAATTTTTAAAGCCATACACTCAAAAAAAATTTAGAGATTGTTTTGTTTCCCTATCTCTTTTTATGGAAAGTAGAGCTATTATACGGTTTTAGACAGCTTTTTATGCAATCATCTACTCAACAAGATTGTATTTTTAATCGAAAAGAGACCGTGCAGAGAGACAACAACCTTTTAGAGCCTATAAACGTAGTATTTCAAAGCGTATTATTTTTAATTTCTCTTGAAAAGTATTATTCAAATGGTTAGGAAAGCTATAAGAAATGCTAATCACCTGCAGCGATGCAGGTAACCTTAAAAGAAGGCCAAATAAATGAATTTAGAAAACTCTTCTATTACCCCTTTCATATTTACAGCATTTAGGGAACTAGTATTAGCAAAACCTGGACTAAAGCTAGGCCCCTATACAGAGATTAGCTTAAAGATTTTCAAGGAACTAGGACAGCAAGATTTATCTAACGCACGGGGCGTTAGCAAAGAATGGAAGCAACTAATTGAGCAAACTGGGGAGTGGAAAGAGCTTTATTCAAGAAAAATTGAACATAAGGTACTTAATGAAAGTCAAAACACATGCGATAAACCATCTGTTTTAAGCGCTTCTTCTAGTCAATGGGATGACCATCAAATAGCTAAATCCTTGTGGCATAACCCCACTGCTATTATTGACGATTCAATCGTAGCCAAAGTAAATGCTGTTGCCGACTATCTGGGTAAAGAATGCTTTAAATTAAAAGGTGTGCCAAGTGACGGTGACTGCTTTTTTAGCGCTTTTTTAGGAAGCTATAACTGCCTTTCTAGGAAAATACCTTTGTTAGAAGAGAGCTCTAATAAAGTTTTTTATTTAAGGCGAGTACTCGCAGACATTGTTAAATACAAGAACAATGGAAGAGCTGAAAAAATAAAAGGAAAAAGGACTTGGATAAGTGGATTGGGCGAAGGAGATCTATTAGCTACAGCTTTATCTATTCCTATAAGATTAATAACAGTTAACGAAGAACAGCTGGCTTGCGGCATTCACGATAGGCTAATTTTTCCTAAAGCAAGCTCACCTCTGGAAGATAATTCCCAAGAATGGAAAACTATTTCTCCGGAAAAAAGACCTGAAGAATATATCCTTATTGTTGATCTAGGTGGCCATTTCATTTATGCACAAAAGCTTGTAGGGCAAGATAAACCTCTTAAAAAAGATAATAAGTCAGATATAAGGAATAAAAGAAAAAGATTTTTAACAACAAAATATAACGTGGATAAAAATGATACATTTGACCCATCTAATCCTTTGGTTACTCTACCGTTAGAGATCTTCCAACAGATTTTTCATTCTTTTAGTAGTTTAACTGAGCATGAACTAAGAAAAATTCTTGATGCAAGAAGGTGTGCTCGAGTATTTGCACAACAAATGCCTAATAACGTCAAATTTTTGCAGCTCTATCAACCTGAGAAAGTACAATCCTATCTTGATAAGCTTGCAAAATATTTAGATAAAAATCTCTTTTCCATCGGCGAGAACAATACATTTTTATCAATAGATAAACTAGAAGAGAATTACACGCAAGTCTTAAAAGTTGCTGTCCAAGAAGAAGATCCTCTCCAGATAAGATTATGCATGGAAAAATTAGGTGATATTTATTCAATCAAAGGAACGACGCAAACCCTCCTTCAAGCTGCAGGGCTTTATAATTACGCACTACATGATTCAACTTCAGACGAGCAAGTAATTATTAAAGAAAAGCTATCAAAAGTCGAGATTTTGCTTAGCAAGGCTTGCCAAGGAGAACCTGTAGATATTCCTATAATCGAAAAACAATTTGAAAATAATCGCGAAGGATTAAAAAAGTTTAGGGATGAAATAGAAAAGAAAATTCAAACTCTCGCCTCGGATCCTTCGCCTGAGGAAGTCCGAGAGCTGTATGGTGAGATTGCTCAACAGATAAAAAACTTCTTTGGACACCTTGCAATACAAGTTTTTGATATTTTAGGACTCCCACCCTGCGAATATGCCATGATAGGGTTTGGCTCTCTAGCTAGAGAAGAAATGACCCCCTACTCTGATTTAGAATTTGGCATCCTTATGCAAGAAGAAACTCCAGTAAATAGAAAGTATTTTAAGTATTTTACAACCCTTCTTCATTTAAAAGTCATCAATTTAGGAGAGACTATCCTGCCTGCTTTAGATATTCCTTGCATAAGAAAAGCTAATTTTTTTGATAGCGTTACACCCAGAGGCTTTGCTTTTGATGGGGAAGGAGTACAAGGTAAAGGCTGTAAAACACCTTTTGGAAATCGCCAAACATTTGAGCTTATTCAAACTCCTGAGAAGATGGCTCAATATGCCGCAAAGGATGGAGAAAGCCAATGGTGGCATGAGAAAGAGCCTCATCTTCCTATGGAATTGCTAACCTTTACTCATCTGCTAGGCAATCTTGAATTAACGAAACAGTATAGTGAAACACTTCAGAAAAAACTTGATATTCATTGCCAAGAAAACTTCTCCCTTCGACAGTACTTAGCCAAAAAGCACCTTGTGCCCGATGATATGAAAGCTTTTGATCCAGGAATGGGTGATCTAGAAAAGCAGGGTATGCTTTTCCAAGTTAAAAATGATTTTTATCGTTTTCCTCATTTAGCTTTGGACCGGCTCGCTCTTCTTAAAAATGTAGAGGCATCTGACACTTTTACTAGGATTGGCAGGCTAAAAGAGTTAAAATTTATAACAGAGGGCGCAGCTAAGAAGTTAAAAAATTGGATGAGTATAGCGCTATTTATGCGTCTTAAGACCTACTCTCATTATCAAGCGCAACAACATATGATGAATCCTTTGATTAAACCTTTTGGGTTCAATGATCCAGCTCTCATCCAGAAGCAGTTTGCCTTAGATCAGGAAGTCCTAAAAAAAATAGAAAAGCTTTATTGTATCTTCATTCCTTTCCATCAAGCTATTCAAGAATTCTTAGCCGGTCATGAAGGCAAACTTAAGTCTTCTAATTTAGAAGATAACTCACCTGAGACGCAGG
This window contains:
- a CDS encoding tetratricopeptide repeat protein encodes the protein MNLENSSITPFIFTAFRELVLAKPGLKLGPYTEISLKIFKELGQQDLSNARGVSKEWKQLIEQTGEWKELYSRKIEHKVLNESQNTCDKPSVLSASSSQWDDHQIAKSLWHNPTAIIDDSIVAKVNAVADYLGKECFKLKGVPSDGDCFFSAFLGSYNCLSRKIPLLEESSNKVFYLRRVLADIVKYKNNGRAEKIKGKRTWISGLGEGDLLATALSIPIRLITVNEEQLACGIHDRLIFPKASSPLEDNSQEWKTISPEKRPEEYILIVDLGGHFIYAQKLVGQDKPLKKDNKSDIRNKRKRFLTTKYNVDKNDTFDPSNPLVTLPLEIFQQIFHSFSSLTEHELRKILDARRCARVFAQQMPNNVKFLQLYQPEKVQSYLDKLAKYLDKNLFSIGENNTFLSIDKLEENYTQVLKVAVQEEDPLQIRLCMEKLGDIYSIKGTTQTLLQAAGLYNYALHDSTSDEQVIIKEKLSKVEILLSKACQGEPVDIPIIEKQFENNREGLKKFRDEIEKKIQTLASDPSPEEVRELYGEIAQQIKNFFGHLAIQVFDILGLPPCEYAMIGFGSLAREEMTPYSDLEFGILMQEETPVNRKYFKYFTTLLHLKVINLGETILPALDIPCIRKANFFDSVTPRGFAFDGEGVQGKGCKTPFGNRQTFELIQTPEKMAQYAAKDGESQWWHEKEPHLPMELLTFTHLLGNLELTKQYSETLQKKLDIHCQENFSLRQYLAKKHLVPDDMKAFDPGMGDLEKQGMLFQVKNDFYRFPHLALDRLALLKNVEASDTFTRIGRLKELKFITEGAAKKLKNWMSIALFMRLKTYSHYQAQQHMMNPLIKPFGFNDPALIQKQFALDQEVLKKIEKLYCIFIPFHQAIQEFLAGHEGKLKSSNLEDNSPETQGNIARRLFQHKKAEEWYLLAENDNPNNAEVLDALAIIYLEQGKLHKAAEYSNKAINIYLRLFGENHPKVAISCNNLGAIYHAQGNLDKTIDYSNRALAINLKLFGENHLLVASCYGNLGQIYQNQGNIKKATEYSTKALNINLELYGENHPTVAIRYLNLGKIYQDQGSLSMAEKCTNKALAIDLKIYGENHFSLARDYNNLAQIYQDQGKLDKALDYSTKALYICLKLFDKNHPAAANLYNNLGQIYKEQGNLDKAKDYSTIALGISLELYGENHPTISTLYNNLGTIYLAQGNLGQAAEYGKKALAIDSKLFGENYPAIARGCNNLAQICREQGKLDEAARYANEALNVSLRLYGENHPTSAIRYANLGQIYQEQGNLEKATEHTNKALGICRRLFGKNHSMVASCFSKLGAIYQAQDDLNKAAKYAKKALAINFKLFGENHPALATDYNILGAICQAQGNLDKAAKYAKKAFAINSKLFGENHPNTAILYHNQGMIYEKLGNSKQGAKYAEKALIINLRLFGENHLHVAKDYNLLGMVSYKQGNLEQAANYAKKALNINLKLLGENHPVVVSSYHNLRMIYQEQENLKLLALGMLRDRSLLSLSFKRQITQMGLPIL